The following DNA comes from Salminus brasiliensis chromosome 21, fSalBra1.hap2, whole genome shotgun sequence.
TGTTCTGTGTTCTGACCCACTGCCACGCAGACGCGTGCATATGAGTGCTAAGAGGACGATGCGTGTGATATTGGGGTTGATTTAGTGGAAATACCTTCAATGCAGTGtcttttctgcttgttttgctCTCCAGCAGATCACCGACATCATGGCCGACGACTTTGACATCGAGGCGATGCTCGAGGCGCCATTTAAAAAGGTGGGGGTTCAATTCTGCTCAATTAGTACTACAATAAGCTACTTATGCATTGAATTGAAACTGCACAGCCAGTCTACGCCTGGTTTAGTTAGTTAGCCAAGTCGTGATGCATAGCTAAAATAACATGTTTGTTTCTGTGATAGTGGTTTCAATGAATAAATGCCCATCTATCTCTTTTTGTAGACATGCCTATATCTCACCTCTACTCCCATGAATTCCAGTGTGAACTGTCAAAAAAATGAAGGTAGTAATTGCCCCATATATTGATGTACTGTGGTACCCTTGGTTGAAAACACATAGGCTGAATTGATGATATTGGTgccgacaaaaaaaaaatataataaaaatgcagTGGATGCACAACCAGAACTTTAGTGCTGGTATGAAGTCTTTTGGAGACTATTCACGCTTTTAAATGCATGGTATTTTTAGCAGCTAGACTCATGATGTTTCAGTATTAGGTAACACTTACTAAAAGGTTAATATAGTCTGCATGCCTTTATCATAGAGTAATACTCTAGGTaaccacagatttttttttgttttgaagtCATTTTACATTGGCCTAATTGTTAAAATTCTCATTACAGATATTCTGGAGTGGGCTTACAGGCTATTCCACATagttttcatgttttttcaCTGGATTGGAATTGAACAAAGATGAACATAAATTGTACCCAGGAGGTTCTTCATGTTGACCCTTTTTAAAGGGATTGGATCACTTCATGCATTGAATACATATGCATGCAGTTGATTTTCATTTACCGTTATGTGATTTATTTTCTTGGTCTAACAGACAGGAAATGATGGATGCAAATTAGCTTTCACACATTTCTACTGAATTtctactggccactttgtttTAAGACACTCATGCTGATCATTAGGTACATTTAAAGAGCATCTCAACTGTAGATGTTCTTTGGGAGTCGATATTACTAAGCCGTGTGAATCCCTGTTTGCTTCAGGGCGAGATGTGTGACAGAGGTGGCATCGAGCTCTTACAATCCACGAAGGCAAATGGGGTGAAGATCACTGGAATGGCATCCACCACAGGAGCTCGCTTAGTGGCTGGCTGCTAGCGTTGCCACTTTGGGTCTTATAGGCAAAGATAGCCTTGGTACTGAACCTGTCGGGCTGCTGAAAGAATGAAGTCACtaaacatgtcatttttacatttacagcatagCACTAGCTCTTGTCCTACTGACCGTACCACATACGTATTACAAGTACTAGTAAGGAAGGAGAACAATGGCAGCCTTGAGGTTCTAATGGccctcttttttgtttgtttttggttttttttttctcttttatttgtCGTCTTCCCACACATAACCCTTGTAGAGAACACATATTTAATGATCATATCATATTCTCTTTTGTTCCCATCCCCCCCTTTTATCCTTACGACTTGCAATGTTACGCCGTCCTCCTCATGATGTTCTTCTATCGACCCTGCTTAGGATGAGACCAAGTCCATAAGTTCCAATGGCCATGAAGAGCGGAGCAAGAAGTAAGTCCGTTTTCATTTCATACCTCAAGCAAGTCATTTTTGCGGATGCTCATTAATGTAGAACGTGttgaaattgtgtgtgtgtgttcctcagaGTGGTGTTTGACTAGCAGTTTTTGAGattctgtcactactgatgaaTTTAGTCTGTATGCTGTTTATCGTGAAACTGCCTTTAAATATCGTGCTGTAATGTTTTTACCATATTGAATAGTTGAACACTGTAAAGTTGACAAAATAttccattttaaaatgaaaggaaaaagAAGAGCAGGAGTCGTAGCAGGAGCAGGGAGCGAAAGAGAAGCAAGAGCCGGGACCGCAAAAAGAGCCGGAGCCGGGAAAAGAGTCGGGATCGTAAGAAGAGCCGGAGCCGGGAAAGGAAGCGCAGTCGGAGCAGGGAGAGACGCCGCAGTCGCTCCAGGAGCAGGGAACGCGGAGGTCGTTTCAGACAGACCTTGTACGTATGCCACCTGTTGGTTAGGTCTTGTTTGTCATTTCTCTATAGACTACATGTGTCTAGAATCTACAATATGcatatttagtgttttttttttttaaataaatattataattagaTCCTTAGACATAGTTGGTTGTTTTTCTTACTCCTATAATTATTCCAGGTTGGCTCTCCCTGAAACCTCAAGTTGTCAAGTGAGCTAAACTTAGTCAAGTGCCCCCAATTAAAAAGCTTACCGTTTCATGATAAGTAGAACTAGAGAGGTAGTGGTAGCTGCTGAGATAAACCTTGTTTTTAAATCACAGTTCTGGCCTGAAATTTAACGGTGGTTCCAGGGGGAAGACTGGCCCACCACCTGCCGTCAAACTAAGGTTTCTATGATActatttttgttgtgtgtggGTAGTTACCTGTTCAGTGTATCAGTCTATAGTTGAAGATATCTGCTCAAACACTAACAATaagttgtttgtgttttttatttatttatttatttattatttattttaaacatagTCGTCGTAGGTCTAGAAGCCGCAGCCCTTTcagaagagataaaagtccCATTAGGTAGGATTGCATCGAAATAAACACTTTAGTTTTAAGGTCTTTTGTTGTTTTCCTCATCTTATCGATTAACTGTTACCTGTTCTTATTCCAGACAACCCATAGATAACCTCACACCAGAGGAGAGAGATGCACGCACAGTGTTCTGCATGCAGCTTGCTGCCAGAATCCGGCCGCGGGACCTGGAAGAGTTCTTCTCAGCTGTGGGAAAAGTGAGTAATTCGTTGTTACATCTTTTAGTCTAGTATGTTGTTGGTTATTATGTGTGGTTATAATAACGCTCTTTGTTCTCCATCAACAGGTGAGGGATGTGCGGATGATCTCAGACAGAAACTCCAGAAGATCCAAAGGAATTGCTTACATTGAATTTGTGGAAGCCACCTCTGTGCCTCTGGCAATTGGCCTCTCTGGACAAAGGCTGCTAGGAGTACCAATCATTGTTCAGGCTTCACAGGTAAGATCAACAATCTTCTAGCTCTTTCTTTATTTGCTTTTTGATGTTTCAGTGATGTGTTTTGACCCGGTTGTGTTCAAATCCTGTTATTTGTTTCCAGGCTGAAAAGAACAGAGCAGCTGCCATGGCCAACAATCTGCAGAAAGGCAGTGCTGGACCAATGAGGCTTTATGTTGGCTCACTACACTTTAACATCACAGAAGACATGCTTAGAGGAATCTTTGAACCAtttgggagggtgaggacttggtgaaattaattatttgataattatttaatttgtttgtttttgttgagtgtcttcctttgtctttctcttcctgtAGATCGATAGCATTCAGCTTATGATGGATACTGAGACGGGGAGATCCAAAGGATATGGCTTCATCACAGTGAGTCAAAACGAGAGGTTTTCTATTCTAAGAATATCATGTAATTTTTtgtgtggttaaaaaaaaacaaaaaaaaaacccagttaTATATAATGGGTGTGTTTTATTCTTCTCTCTAGTTTGCTGATGCAGAGTGTGCCAAGAAAGCCTTGGAGCAGCTCAATGGATTTGAGCTGGCCGGTAGGCCAATGAAAGTGGGCCATGTGACGGAGCGCACGGACGCCTCCACAGCTAGTTCCTTCCTGGATAACGATGAACTGGAGAGGACTGGCATCGACCTGGGCACCACTGGAAGGTTGCAGCTCATGGCCAGGCTGGCAGAGGGTATGATTTCTTAATATTATTAAAGTTTCATACTATTTATATACTTGCATATAAAAGAAACGATGATACAACTTTCTTGTCAATTGTCAGGTACTGGTCTGCAGATCCCTCCAGCTGCACAGCAGGCTCTTCAGATGAGTGGCTCCATGGTTGCAAtggcagcagctacaggtgaatgttataaaaaataaatgttataaatgttatatttattattgctgATTATGTTTTAATTTGGAGAGTTTTGTCTGAAATGTGTTCACCGTGTTTTCATTAATTCTAGCGGCTATGAATCCTGGCTTGAGTTTCAATCTCAACATGCCAACATGTACAAACCAAGCTTTGAATCTACCATCTCAGCCAATCgccacacactgctttcagctCTCAAACATGTTTGATCCACACTCGTAAGTATCTTTGTGCAACAACATGGATGATGCTTTATGATGCTTTACTTCGATGTCTTGTTCTTTTTCAAAACCTTAGATGTACTATTTGTGCCCTTGCTCTCCATAGGGAGAACGATCCTGGATGGGATATCGAAATCCAGGATGACGTAATTGAAGAATGTAACAAACATGGTGGTGTTATTCACATATATGTAGACAAGAAATCTGCGGAGGTATGTGCACTTATTTGCCCATGACCACATTCTGGAAGTTAGTAGTGTCGTCAGATACAGTCTAATTCAAAAGCCCTTCTAATGTCGAGCCTTTTTGTTTCCAGGGGAACGTGTACGTGAAGTGTCCGACAATCCCTGCTGCAATGGCTGCAGTTAGCGCATTACATGGTCGCTGGTTTGGAGGTAGGAGTTTGTTATTTAGTTTAATGACCATGAGAGATGATCGTCTACTGAATGTTTTACCAGTCTGATCGTCCTTTTATGTTTGGTTTTAGGTAAAATGATCAAAGCAGCATATGTCCCTCTGCCAACATATCACAATCTCTTCCCTGAGTCGGTGCAGGCAACACAACTTCTCATGCCTACTCGCCGGTGATCCCTCATCCCTGGAGCTATttttttcagcctctctctttttAACACTTTGGGTAAAATATTCATATTCCAGTCCTGTGAGCTAtgacagggtttttttttttccccaactcGAGTTAACAAGGTTCAGGTTTCATGTTCATATGCCCATACATTTCTTGGGCATCAAAGAAGGCCCTGTGGTAGGTTTATATGTACAGCTTTTTTTGGGGAGGGAGGTTCGGGGAGGGGGAtgtgaggtggggggggggactcGACCTTTATGTTGTTGATACAGGTTTCATATTTTGTTTTCTTCAACATATATTGTCTTTGTGATTGATCAATCATTGTGATGATTGATTGGCATGAGTTCCACTTTAGGAAATGTACAgttagccacacacacaaataaaatgttGACTTTTTTTGAATGAATTGAAAACTCTGCAGATTGGTGAAATATCTACAAATTCAGTGTTTTGGGCTCTATGAGCTGTGGGAACTAAATAGGTGACGAGAGCCTGTGTTCATAGAGACTCTATGGTTTCAAAGCATCTTGTTTTTCTATTCAAGATTTGATTTTGTAAAGTCCTAAAAAAGTTCATTTCAAATAAAGCCATGATGCTTGAGAAGGGTTGGTGTGTTTATCCTGGTGCAACTTCAGTATCAAAATATGTCAATTTCACACAAGTCGAAATGGAAATATTAGGAGGGTGGGTCAGGTTCTGCTTCCTGTTACCACTTTGTAATGACCTGAGAAGCAGTAGGGGAGAGTATCTGGGAAATTGCTGGGTAATTGGGGGGGAAAACTTCCCTGATGTCCTCCTGGCATTTCAGAGCAACTTGAGCAAATTAGGCATAAGAAGTGGAGTCTGCCGGCCAAGTTCTTTGGTGAAGTTGTGTAAGACTCAACCCAATTCCCTAGAAGACCTTTTTTctaaagtattaaaaaaagaaggccATTAACCCATCCCAAACCCATTTCTATCATTTTATGCATTTGTGATAAAGATCTTGAGAACAGGGTTTGGGATTAATACTTGGGCTGATGTGTATTCAGTTTACTGTTATTGTCCTCCTGAGACATTCCTGCTAGGTCTTGGGTAAACCCTACTGACTTGTCCACAGCCCTAGTTTGCCTCCCTCAGAGCTCACACTGCTCAGAGCAAGATGGATCAGAGGAGTGGCACAGTTTACATCCTCTAAATCCGACAGAGACCTACTTCTCCTTTCTTGTAGCAACCCAAGCATCTGTTTCCAACGTgaggtacagtacagtgcagaacAGAATCATGAAGTCTTTAGGCCCAAACTCTGGCAGGAAATTGGGTCACACTAAAAAGCTCAGTATTTTAAACATGCCACTGTGCTAGATCTGCCTTAGCCAACTGTAAGTGCGTGTGTCCGCTTACCCAGCTAGTAATGGTTCAGTGCAGCAGGTGGGGGCTTGATAAGCTCAGTGTGCTATTCAGCTGGTTATGTAAACTTCGCTGGGAAATGGATTGAGAAATGTGAAGATAATGTACCGAACATCTGTAAACAAGTTTTGATCGGTTTTCTGTAAGCTTTGGTTTAACAGCAGGATGAATTATCTTTAGTAATAAAGTAACTTTCCCAAAActgaaaatacaataaataaaatacaatataataaaaaacactgataaaGCTGATACATAATTACACTCAtcaataatatttaatgaatgtgtcATAAATGAGCTTATTATCAGGAAAAAACATCATGCTTCAGTGATTTCAGGAACTGACGCTTTTATGACACCTTGGATGTTTGATCCTgagaaagtaaaataataatacagtcaTAACTAAACTCCGCTGAACAGTTTATATCTCAGGTGGTTTCATGCAAGAGAGACATAAAATATTGACCGGATGAAATCTCAGAGGGGCTGTTGTGAAACAGTTAATAAACCCAGAGcccaaatgtaaatgtaaaaataatccCATCTAAGTAGGAGTAAAGATTACCATAGTATCATTTGCTTTTAAACATTGTGATACTGTTGGTATTGTATTAGGTGTATTCATTTCCACTGTAGGAAGTACAAGGATCCCCAAGCTTCTGAGAGGTGCACCGTGATGTGGAGCCATTCTCACAGCTTTTAGCCTTTGTGGCCTTGTTTCTATATCATTATGAAGTGACCGTCGCGTTAAGCCAGAGGAGGGTTTTGTCAGTGGGCTGGGCGTATGTAAATATTTGGGGCGCAAACTGAATGAAccaagactgttacataacagttcgGGGGGGTTCTGAATTGGCtcattttccagctctgttttggttaggGTGTTTTTTTAGAAGGAGAACACGACATCAGTACATCAGTTCCATGTTCcagcaaatatatatacagatagatagatcgatcaCTTTATCAATCCCAGAGGGGAAGTCAGGTATTACAACAGCACAGAAGTAAAGAGTGAAGTAGCATCCTATAAATgtacagatacataaacagAAGGAAAATAACAATATAGGACTATAACAAAGCAGTTAAAgtgtaacgtgcagtaataaggTGCGTATTGTCATACTAATACCAACAAGACATTAATAGACAATAATAAAGCAAAATGTAATATAGGATGCATATACCaagacaaataaatacaaatataaatatataaacacagacTTCTGTTCTAGGACACCTTTAAAGGGTCCGTGTTGTTACTGATGCCTCCAGTTTAGTACTCAAAAGATAGCTACATTTCTATTGGCTAACATTTTAGATTTCCTGTGGAGAAGTCCCGCCTTTTAACATCGAACCAATTACAATTTGTTTTACTGTTAAAATCCCGCCTACAATGCAAgcattcagccaatcaggtgCTCAGCGGGCATCGCTCCGCCCAAGACCCCAGTAGCGTGTTGTGTAAGCGCCGCTGGCTGAGCGAGGGCAGTGCGTGTGGCATGTCCTCCCTGCTCGAGCTGCTCGGATAGCCGCCGAACTTTTACCCGGAGGGAAACCGAGCCCTGCTGCCTGGGGAGATCTGCTGCAAGTGCTTTTAACGGCCCGCTTCGATTTTCTGCATTTTGTTGGTGGCGAATAACCCGGATTAGTGTGTGAGGATGATGAGCAGGAAGGTGTCGAGGACGCTCCTGGGCTCCCTGCGCGGAGTCTCCTCCTCCAGCGCTCGGCTGAATCGCCCCCCGGCGTCCGTCAGCGCcccgcagagagagagaggtagccCGGTAGTTCGCTTAGAGTCCTCGGCTAGAAGCTAATCCCTCACATGCCTCCCTGTAGTCCTAATCCCCCTCTGCCCTCATGACGCACCTCAGTCTGGAcagctagcctagcctagcctagcctagcctggcCTGGGCTGTAGCTGCGCTGCCCGCTAGCCTGAGTTAGCCTCCGGGCGTCTGGCTCGCTGGACGGGGTTGTCATGAGTAGAAGGGGgtgtttttatattaatataatgatGAATGTGTGAGTGTTATTCTGCCTCTCTCCCCAGAGCTCATCAAGAGCAGGCAGCTGGAGAGCGACGAGCTCCGGCCGCTCTACATGGACTTCCAGGCCACAACACCGATGGTACCAGATCTCTGTAGTAGCCTaaacccgtgtgtgtgtgtgtgtgtgtgtgtgtgtgtgagagagtgtgagagagtgtgagagagtgtgagtgagtgtgtgagtgagtgtgtaatATAGTGGctcaagcagcagcagcagggcctGTCCTGggttcagtggagcttcatggTAAAGGCAGCTGCTGTCAGCCCTCAGCTCCTCTCCCTTCTGTCCTCATCCAGTCTGAAATGATGAGATGGACTCTGAGGACTGACCATCACACAATCCCCCAATTCTAGAATTAcattaaacaaaaaacagagaTTAGCCACAGAATTCAATTGAGAAAAAAGTGAGGCACAGAGACCGATATCAGCATCATCGGTCAGATGTTTATATTTGACACTCAAATATTAATTGTGATACAAATGCATTGGTAGCGACAGATTATTCAGATATTCTTATGTACTGAGTAAAGTGATTTTTACTCATAATATGCTGCCTTTCAAttcattaaaccagtctaattacactgttggtaatgaaatgtgcagctgatcagtgtttagaATTGGGGAGATGCTTAGAAAAACATACTGTATACCACAATAACAACActgatcacaatacgataaaatatcatcatattattCGGCTCTGGCGTTAGGGGCTTTATTAAAAGCTGTTGGTGTATTTTCGGATGTATAGATTCCTCAGATACTCTTTAGTCTTGGAAGGTGGAGAATCTTCTCCAGTGCTGTTGGTTGGCGTCTGGCGTCAGTCTGTCGGTGTTGGACGCTTTCTGGTTGCCGTTGTTttcattattcagtattgtTGATATCTGCCTCTACAGGATCCCAGAGTTCTGGACGCCATGCTTCCTTACCAAGTGAACTACTATGGCAATCCACACTCTAGGACACATGCTTATGGGTGGGAAAGCGAGACTGCGATGGAAAAAGCAAGAAAAGTAGGTTGATTGTGtgcttttctcctcctccaggACGGGGGTTTTTGTTGGCTGTCTCTGCAGATAGTTGCGGGTTACGTCGTTGTTTCAGTCACATGAGGATCTGAAATAATGGCCACGGTTTGCTTGTGGAATCCAAAGCAAAATATTTGGGTTAAAGCAAAAATGCTTTGCTTATGTGAGCACCAGTGTTTATTTTCCTTTCCAGCAAGTAGCAGATCTTATTGGGGCCGATCCACGAGAGATTGTGTTTACCAGTGGCGCCACGGAGTCCAACAATATGTCAATCAAAGTAAGTATTTCATTgcaggaagaggaggatgattATTGTTTCTGTATTAACAGATTATTTTGGACTGTAGTTCTTTCTGTATTAGTTTTTTCTATGATGTTCAGTGTTGTGTTTGAACTAATCAGACGTCAGATTATATTTTCTAACTTCTGATTTGGCTCCAGGGTGTGGCTCGGTTTTATAAGGCGAAGAAGAAGCACGTCGTCACCACGCAGACGGAGCACAAGTGTGTGCTCGACTCCTGCCGTGTCCTGGAGGCTGAGGGCTTTGAAATAACATACTTGCCCGTAAAAAGCAATGGATTAATTGATCTTCAGGTATGATTTGTGCCATTAGGAGTAAGGGTGTAGTGCTCTCTGAAGCAGCGTCTCTCTGGCCCGTTCATAAGGGGTGTAGTATATTATCTGTGGTGGGGTGTAGCCTGTCAGGGAAAGGTGGGATAGGAAGGGTTTATGGTATATGTGCACCCACTCCTCAACGACTGGGCTTTTAAAAAAGTGTagtatattgtttattgttaaaCGGTTGTGATTTTTTGGGGGTTTGTTGTGTCAGATGGTGGCACAGCAGGTAATGAAGTTCTGTCTAATAACTTTGCTGAAGTAGTCTGTGTAGTATACTGTGTAGGATGAGAAGATTATGCTCTTATTGCCGTGACAAGTAGTTTTAAAGAATAGCTgcctaaagtgtgtgtgtgtgtgtgtttatttatttattgttattggatttagggcagtgtgtttaaaaaataatttgtgattattattagtagtatgaTACTTTGTTTTATAATAAATTGGTAATGGTATATTAGAATTGTGCTATCAGTGCTTCTCCTTTGTCCATTTCAGCAAATCatgatatataaaataaacaaaagtgaTGTGGCAGCAGAACACTTCTGTAATTTCACATCTGTGCCTCTTTGTTTTCACATTTGATAATGAATTAAAGATCAGGAAACAATCACAACATTGTTCATTCTTAATGTTTCTTCTTCTGTTTTCCAGCAACTCGAGGAAACGGTACGTCCAGATACCAGCCTGGTTTCTGTGATGACGGTCAACAACGAGATTGGAGTCAAACAGCCGATTAAAGAGATCGGTAATTCTCTAACTCAGCCGCACGTCATGACCAACACTAATAAAGACCCTGAGCAACACTGTCCTCTAATTCTCCCTGTTTAGGTCAGATCTGTAGGTCCAAGAATGTGTTCTTCCACACTGACGCTGCCCAGGCTGTCGGGAAAATCCCCATCAATGTCtctgacctgaaagtggatttgatGTCGATCAGTGGGCACAAAATATATGGCCCCAAAGGTGCAATAAGCCTCTCATTAATCATTTTCTTTAGTGATTTGTTTGATGAAGAAAATGTAAAGATGGTTCAGGATCTAAAATCAGGCTTTTCTGATTAAAGGATCTGCAGGATCTGTACTAAGTGAACCTGATATTGGAATATTAATGTGAGACTGAATCTGGATGCTGTTTCCAGGCGTTGGGGCTCTGTATGTCAGGAGGAGGCCGAGGGTTCGCATCGAGCCACTGCAGAGTGGAGGGGGGCAGGAGAGGGGGCTGCGCTCAGGAACTGTACCCACCCCCCTGGCTGTGGGACTGGGGGCTGCCTGTGAGCTCGCTCAGCAAGAGATGGAGGTAGAACTTTACATACACGGTCTGAGTGGCTGATATATAGATCTGTACACTGTTGCAACTCCACCCCATGTTATTCCATCATCTCCATTCTGGGAGATCTAACGTTCCTCCTACCCTGTCTTTACTCTGCTGGAagtgctctgttctaccagcgagGGAACCACACTCCTTTCTTCGGTTCTAAACCTGctctgttgttgtttatttattttgcttgtCTACTCTTTGCCTACTTTGCATAGCTTGTGTGTTAGTGGTCCTGCTACAGCACTACCCAGAATGCAGCTTGTGTTTGCATGAACAGAAAGCAGCAACACATGAAGCTTTTGTCTAACAGGCCTAACAGTCACAGCAGTATTTAGCATGGATTAAAATGGTAATAAATTATCCTAAGAACATCATAACAAAATAAACAACCTGTTTTTCTTCAGTATGACCATACTCGAGTGACCATTCTAGCTACTCGCTTTGTGCGGAAGATCATGTCTGAGATTCCTGATGTGGTGATGAATGGAGATCCAGAGCAGAGATACCCAGGTGAGACACCCTGAAAAAAGTGTAAGGTACGGGTGGGAAAAGCCAacagtaatccaaaatctgtAGATCTGAACTTTTCGGTCGGTCATTTTTCCTCACAAGATAAAGATGATCAGTCAGAAGAACATGTGCACCCAAACCATGGCAGCAGATTGCCCCCCACAGCATAACTGAGGGGTAAAGCACTCTGGCCTGTCCTGTTCTCTTGGTGTACGCCAAACCACACCTGCACTCTCCCACTTGAAGAATACAGCTGTTTTCACCGACACAGAACACCTGTTCAAAAGGCTTTTACTAGCGGGTGGGATGTGTGTCAGTTTTACTGGGTGAAAATATAATAAGCCAAGAGTGTTAGTAAACACTTCAGGGGGTTGGATTTTGACATTTATTGAGCTCTTGTTATTTAACCAAACCACGATTAACACCGTTTAATCTGTTTAGGTTAAAGTCCAAGTTATTTAACTTGTTTATTTTAGGGTTCTCCAAACTTGTTACTCACCTGATGTCTAATATTTCGTCATCACTTTTTAGGATGCATCAACTTATCATTTGCGTATGTTGAGGGAGAGAGTTTGCTGATGGCCTTAAAGGATGTTGCGTTATCATCTGGGAGGTCAGTTATTTCCTGGATGGTTGtaaaataaagtgtttttttagtCACAGTAATTGAAGTTGGTCCTCTGCTGTTCGCAGTGCGTGCACCTCCGCTTCATTGGAGCCTTCCTATGTCTTGAGGGCAATAGGAACAGATGAGGACCTGGCCCATTCTTCAATCAGGTTGGCAttagatagtgtgtgtgtgtgtaatatgtcTGTACTATAACTTGGTGATTAGCAGGTCCTCGCTCTGGGCTGACTTTAGACATTGTGAGCAGGTTTGGAATTGGGCGTTTTACCACTGAGGAGGAAGTTGACTACACAGCTGAGAAGTGCATTCAGCAGGTCAGACGACTGCGAGAAATGAGGTATGTAATCACTGCACGtcaataaagaataaatagtTTTGGTGTGCCAGTTTGTTTTTCCAGTTATAGTTTCATATCTCTTAAAATGGTTGAGTTTgtaatggagatacaaggaaaTGGAAATCGTGAAGTGACATCAGTAGCCGATATTTTTCTTACACATATCTATAAATCCTTTTAAACATgaataaatgcataaaatgtTACTATGTTACATATATTTCTGTTGGGATGCCAATGCAGTGGCTACAAAACATGTGGAAATGTCCAGTGCagattatttttctttaaagcCGTTAAAGTTGTGAGTCCtttgaaatgacctgaaattcTGCATTTAATGCTAATCTAAACCACAGTTATAGACAACCATGATCTGActacactaataacacacacggCTCTGCTGTTcatgcattttatttcattgagtaaacatcccacagtgcaggctagaaaaagtaagtggacCCTTCAGTGTAATATTTAATGACCTGTAAATCCACCTTTTAGCAGCATTGCCTCCACCAGACAGATTTCCTGTAGAGCTGTAGGATAGGACGTAGGACTGACCCAGCGCTGAGGAGGAATTATAGTCGGTTCATCAGTATTTCTGAAGAGTTCACAGGCTTCTTAAGGTCATGCCACAACATCTCagtagggttgaggtcaggactcggCGCACATCTTCGTTCCAATCAGCGCTCCAAATCACACATCATCGTCTTTTTAAACCAGTATTTATTAGATTCGCTTCTCTGCTTTG
Coding sequences within:
- the rbm39a gene encoding RNA-binding protein 39a isoform X2, whose amino-acid sequence is MADDFDIEAMLEAPFKKDETKSISSNGHEERSKKKKKSRSRSRSRERKRSKSRDRKKSRSREKSRDRKKSRSRERKRSRSRERRRSRSRSRERGGRFRQTLGKTGPPPAVKLSRRRSRSRSPFRRDKSPIRQPIDNLTPEERDARTVFCMQLAARIRPRDLEEFFSAVGKVRDVRMISDRNSRRSKGIAYIEFVEATSVPLAIGLSGQRLLGVPIIVQASQAEKNRAAAMANNLQKGSAGPMRLYVGSLHFNITEDMLRGIFEPFGRIDSIQLMMDTETGRSKGYGFITFADAECAKKALEQLNGFELAGRPMKVGHVTERTDASTASSFLDNDELERTGIDLGTTGRLQLMARLAEGTGLQIPPAAQQALQMSGSMVAMAAATAAMNPGLSFNLNMPTCTNQALNLPSQPIATHCFQLSNMFDPHSENDPGWDIEIQDDVIEECNKHGGVIHIYVDKKSAEGNVYVKCPTIPAAMAAVSALHGRWFGGKMIKAAYVPLPTYHNLFPESVQATQLLMPTRR
- the rbm39a gene encoding RNA-binding protein 39a isoform X1, whose protein sequence is MADDFDIEAMLEAPFKKDETKSISSNGHEERSKKKKKSRSRSRSRERKRSKSRDRKKSRSREKSRDRKKSRSRERKRSRSRERRRSRSRSRERGGRFRQTFSGLKFNGGSRGKTGPPPAVKLSRRRSRSRSPFRRDKSPIRQPIDNLTPEERDARTVFCMQLAARIRPRDLEEFFSAVGKVRDVRMISDRNSRRSKGIAYIEFVEATSVPLAIGLSGQRLLGVPIIVQASQAEKNRAAAMANNLQKGSAGPMRLYVGSLHFNITEDMLRGIFEPFGRIDSIQLMMDTETGRSKGYGFITFADAECAKKALEQLNGFELAGRPMKVGHVTERTDASTASSFLDNDELERTGIDLGTTGRLQLMARLAEGTGLQIPPAAQQALQMSGSMVAMAAATAAMNPGLSFNLNMPTCTNQALNLPSQPIATHCFQLSNMFDPHSENDPGWDIEIQDDVIEECNKHGGVIHIYVDKKSAEGNVYVKCPTIPAAMAAVSALHGRWFGGKMIKAAYVPLPTYHNLFPESVQATQLLMPTRR
- the rbm39a gene encoding RNA-binding protein 39a isoform X4, with product MADDFDIEAMLEAPFKKDETKSISSNGHEERSKKKKKSRSRSRSRERKRSKSRDRKKSRSREKSRDRKKSRSRERKRSRSRERRRSRSRSRERGGRFRQTLQPIDNLTPEERDARTVFCMQLAARIRPRDLEEFFSAVGKVRDVRMISDRNSRRSKGIAYIEFVEATSVPLAIGLSGQRLLGVPIIVQASQAEKNRAAAMANNLQKGSAGPMRLYVGSLHFNITEDMLRGIFEPFGRIDSIQLMMDTETGRSKGYGFITFADAECAKKALEQLNGFELAGRPMKVGHVTERTDASTASSFLDNDELERTGIDLGTTGRLQLMARLAEGTGLQIPPAAQQALQMSGSMVAMAAATAAMNPGLSFNLNMPTCTNQALNLPSQPIATHCFQLSNMFDPHSENDPGWDIEIQDDVIEECNKHGGVIHIYVDKKSAEGNVYVKCPTIPAAMAAVSALHGRWFGGKMIKAAYVPLPTYHNLFPESVQATQLLMPTRR
- the rbm39a gene encoding RNA-binding protein 39a isoform X3, which produces MKDETKSISSNGHEERSKKKKKSRSRSRSRERKRSKSRDRKKSRSREKSRDRKKSRSRERKRSRSRERRRSRSRSRERGGRFRQTFSGLKFNGGSRGKTGPPPAVKLSRRRSRSRSPFRRDKSPIRQPIDNLTPEERDARTVFCMQLAARIRPRDLEEFFSAVGKVRDVRMISDRNSRRSKGIAYIEFVEATSVPLAIGLSGQRLLGVPIIVQASQAEKNRAAAMANNLQKGSAGPMRLYVGSLHFNITEDMLRGIFEPFGRIDSIQLMMDTETGRSKGYGFITFADAECAKKALEQLNGFELAGRPMKVGHVTERTDASTASSFLDNDELERTGIDLGTTGRLQLMARLAEGTGLQIPPAAQQALQMSGSMVAMAAATAAMNPGLSFNLNMPTCTNQALNLPSQPIATHCFQLSNMFDPHSENDPGWDIEIQDDVIEECNKHGGVIHIYVDKKSAEGNVYVKCPTIPAAMAAVSALHGRWFGGKMIKAAYVPLPTYHNLFPESVQATQLLMPTRR